The Pseudomonas cavernicola DNA segment GGTACTTCTGCATGTAGGTGGTGTAGGTGTAAAACGCCAGGGTGCCGCCCATGGTCAGGCCGACCACGGTGAGGACTTCCTTGGGGTGGCGCAGCAGGGTGCGCAACAGGCTTTCCTTGGGTTTGTCCTTCTTCTTGGTGAAGGAGTCGGTTTCCTCCATGTCGCGGCGCAGGAGCATGGCGACTACCGCACACAGCGCGCCGATGAAGAACGGCACGCGCCAGCCCCAGCTTTCCAGCTGTTCGACGCTCAGGGTCTGTTGCAGCAGGATCAGCACCGCCAGGGCGATGAGTTGGCCGGAGATCAGGGTGACGTACTGGAAGCTGGAGAAGAAGCCGCGCTGCTCCTTGGTCGCCATCTCGGACAGGTAGGTGGCCGAGGTGCCGTATTCACCGCCGACCGACAGGCCCTGCAGCAGACGGGCGAATACCAGCAGGACCGGCGCGGCGACACCGATGGTCTCGTAGCTGGGGGTCAGGGCGATGATCAGCGAGCCGAAACACATCAGCAGCACCGAGGCCACCAGCGCCGCCTTGCGGCCCTTGCGGTCGGCGTAGATGCCCATCAGCCAGCCGCCGACCGGACGCATCAGGAAGCCCACGGCGAAGATCGCGGCGGTGTTGAGCAGTTGTGCGGTGAGGTCGCCCTGGGGGAAGAAAGCCTTGGCGAAGTACAGCGAGAAGGCGGCGTAGACGTACCAGTCGTACCACTCGACGAGGTTGCCGACCGAGCCACTGAAAATTGATTTGAGCCGCTGCGAAGTGGTCTTCGACTCCGCTGGGCTGGCAGATGCAGAAAGGGTGCTGGAGCTGTCCATCACGAATCCTCTTGTCATTGTTGTCGTGGGCGCGTGGCAACACGGCCGGGACAGAGGCAATGGCAAGAGCTGTGCCAGGGGTGGAAAGGCGTGATCTAGAGGGGTTTGGTTAGAATTTCTGGCTGTAAATGAGCGGAAAACTGCCGATGGATTTGACGGGATAAGCGGAAATCCGCCGATACAAAGGGGGGTGGCCCTCTCCCCTAGCCGGGCGCCCCCAGCCCCCGCTCTGCGCCCCGGCCCGAACGCGCAGCGTTCAGGCGCTCATCGGCATCCGAGCCTGTGGCTCGAAAACATGCCGCCTCGCCCCGTAAACGGGAGAGGGGCGTGAAGGTACTTCAAGTCGAGATCGTCAGCCTGATCTGATCCAGTACGGCCTCAGTTTGCCCAAGTGCTTCGTGATTCCGAAAGCGTAGAACCCTGAAGCCTCGCTCCGTGAAATAGCGATCACGGGCGATGTCGCGCGATTGTTGTAGCTGATGCTGACTGCCATCCAATTCGATGATCAGAAAATGCTCTAGGCAAACGAAGTCGACGATATAGCGGCCCATGGGTTTTTGCCGCTTGAACTTCAGACCCCATGAAGCGCTGAGCGCGCAGGTGATATCACAGACGCTGTTCCGCATCGGTCATGGTGCTGCGTAGGTGCCTGGCGTTATGGCGTAGATCCATGCTGAGTGTCCTTACTCGTCATTGACTTTGCTCCCCTCTCCCATTTATGGGAGAGGGGTTGGGGGAGAGGGAGGGCGTGCAAATCCCCTATTTATCGTCAGCAAAAAACTCGCCACGGGCCAGCCCGTGGCGCTGCATCTTCTCATTGAGGGTGCGGCGGGGCAGTTGCAGTTCTGCCAACACCGCCTTGATCTCGCCCCGGTGGCGCGCCAGGGCGCCGCGCAGGCACTGGGCCTCGAAGGCCTCCAGCTGTTCGGCCAGCGACTGGGCGGCGCTGTCGCTGGCCGCCCCGGGTGAGTCGAGGCCGAGCACATGGCGTTCGGCGGCATTCGCCAGTTCGCGCACGTTGCCGAGCCAGGGTTGGCTGAGCAGTTGGCTCAACTCGCTGCCGCTGAGGGGCTGGACCTTGCGGCCGAGACGGGCGGCGGCGTTGTGGGCGAAATGCTCGAATAGCAGAGGGATGTCCTCGCGGCGCTCGCGCAGTGGCGGCAGGCGCAGTTCGGCGACATTCAGGCGGTAGGCCAAGTCCTCGCGGAAGCGCCCGGCGCGGGCTTCCTCCAGCAGGTCAGGCTTGGTCGCGGCGATCACCCGCAGGTCGACGGCGATGCTCTGATTGGAGCCGAGGCGCTCCAGGCGTTGTTCCTGCAACACGCGCAACAGCTTGACCTGTTGTGCCAGCGGCATGCTCTCGATCTCATCGAGGAACAGCGTGCCGCCGTCGGCGTGCTCGATCTTGCCGATGCGTTTGCCCTGGGCGCCGGTGAAGGCACCGCTCTCGTGGCCGAACAGCTCGTTCTCGAACAGGCCCTCGGGGATCGCCGCGCAGTTGAGGGCGACGAAGGGCTGACCCGCGCGCGGACCGAAATCATGCAGGCAGCGGGCCACCAGCTCCTTGCCGCTGCCGGTCTCGCCGCGGATCAGCACGTTGACCGGCATCTGCGCCAGCTCCAGCACCTGCCGGCGCAGGGTTTCCAGGCCGCGCGAGAAGCCCAGCAGGCGGGTTTCGAGCTGCTGTTTGTGGTCGGCCTGTTGATGCAGGCGACGGTTCTCCAGCACCAGTTGGCGTTTCTCCAAGGCGCGCTTGAGGCTGCTCAGCAGGGTTTCCGGACTGAACGGTTTTTCCAGAAAGTCGTAGGCGCCCTGACGCATGGCGTCGACCGCCATCGGCACGTCGCCGTGGCCGGTGAGGAGGATCACCGGCAGGTCGCGGTCCAGCGCTTGCAGGCGTTGCAGCAGGCCGAGGCCGTCGAGGCCGGGCATGCGCACGTCGCTGAGCACCACGCCAGGGAAGTCGGGGTCGAGGTTCTGCAGGCAATCCTCGGCGCGGCGGTATAGCTGCACCTGAAAGCCGGACAGCTGCAGCCACTGCTGCACCGCTTCGCGGATGCTGGCTTCGTCGTCGATCAGGATCACCGAGTTGATCGGCTGGTTGGTCAGCTGGTGGGTCATTGCGGTTCCTCGTCTAAGACGGCGGGCAGGCGCAGGCTGAACAGCGCGCCGGCACCCTGGTTGCAGGCTTCCAGGCGGCCGCCCTGCTCCATGACGATACCGTAGGACACCGCCAGCCCGAGGCCGAGCCCGTCGCCGACCGGCTTGGTGGTGAAGAACGGATCGAACACGCTGCCCAGGTGTTCGGCGGCGATGCCGCCGCCATTATCGGCCACGGTCAGCAGCCACTGGCCGTGTTCGGCCTGGATGCCTACCTGCAACTCGCGCCGGGCCTGCTTGGCGGTGGCGTCGAGGGCATTGCGCAGCAGGTTGACCAGTACCTGCTCGAGACGGATGGCATCGCCACGCACCCAGGCCGGCCGCGCCAGGTGCAGTTCGATGGCCACCTCGGCGCCCCGCAGGCGCGGTTCCAACAGTTGCAGGGCGCGATCCACCACCTGCGCCAGATCCGCGCGCTCGTGCAGGCCGCCGGGACTTTTGCGGGCGAAAGTCTTCAGGTGGCCGGTGAGCGCGGCCATGCGTTCCAGCAGTTCATCCAGGCGCAGTAGGGCCTGCTGTGCCTCATCCGTGCGGCCGTGCGCGAGCAGCAGCCGCAGGCTGGCCAGGTGCATGCGCTGGGCGGTCAGCGGCTGGTTGATCTCGTGGGCCAGGGCGGCGGACATCTGCCCCAGCGCCGCCAGTTTGGCCGCTTGCACCAGGCCATCCTGGGCGGTGCGCAGGGCGGCGGTGCGTTCCTCTACCAGGCGTTCCAGCTCCGTACGGCTGCGTTGGCGCAGGCGCGCCAGACGCCAGCGCTGGTGCAGGAACAGGCCGAGGAACACCAGCGCCAACCAGGCGCCGTTGGCGGCGAGGGCAGCATTGCGGGCGCTGGCGGTGGCGGTTTGCGGTCGGTGCAGCAGGTGTAGGGTCCAGCCTTCGTGCTCCAGCGGCAGCGACTCCCACAGATAGTCGTGGCGGCCCTCGGGGCCGTCGACCCGGGCCAGGCGGCTGTGTGCGCTGAAGTCCTGCAGGCTGCGGTGGCGCAAGGGCACCAGCGGTCTTTTGTCGTATTGGCGGGTGCTGCTCAATTCGGCGCGACCCTGGCTGGAGATCGGTAGCAGCTCGCGGTAGCGCCAGTCCTCATGATTGGCGATGAATACGATGCCTTTGGCGTCGCTGACCAAGATGATGTCCGGGCGCTGGCTCCACTCCCGCTCGAGGCCGGGGAACTCAAGCTTGACCACCATGGCGCCGAGAAACTCGCCGGCATCGCCGAGCACCGCCTGGGAGAGGAAATAGCCGGGAATGCCACTGATTACCCCCACCGCGTAGAAGCGTCCGCTGCCCTTGGTGCGGGTTTCGAGGAAATACGGGCGAAAGCCGTAGTTGTGGCCGACGTAACTGGTCGGCAGACGCCAGTTGCTCGCCGCTACCGCCAGGCCGTTGCGATCCAGCAGTTCGAGGGTCGAGGAGTTGGCCGCGCCATTGATCTGCTCCAGCTTACGGTTGAGGTGTAGTTGCAGCTCACCGCTGACAGGGCCGCGTAATGCCGCACGTAATTCCGGGTCCAGTGCCAGCACCGCCGGCAAGGCGCGATAGCGCTCGATCAGGGTGTGCAGGGACTCGGCGTAGAGCCCCAGTTGTTCGCGCGTTTGCTGGCCCTCATCGAGCAGGGCGCGGCGTTCGCCCTGATGCAGGGCAAGAGCGCCGCTCAGCAGCATCCCGGCCAGGATAAGCAGACTGAAGAGAGCGAAGCGTAATAGGCGGGAATTGATCGTCATGGGCGGCGACGATAGCAAGTCGGCGCAGCCAAGGTGAAGCCGACGATGCCTTGGCCTGCGCTGCGCCGTTAAACTGTCGGCTGATTTTTCGAGGCGTTCCCATGCAGTTGCTCTCCTGGTCGCATCCCACTTCTGCCGATTTCACCCTGCGTGGCTGGCACAGCCCGCCTTCGGGTAAACCGGTGCTGCATTTTCTGCATGGCAATGGTTTTTGTGGGCGCGCTTACGAGCCGCTGCTCAAACGTTTGGCGGCGGACTTCGACCTTTGGCTGTGCGATATCCAGGGCCATGGCGACAGCGATCACGGCGGGCGTTTCCACGGCTGGAACCGCAGTGCCGAACTGGCGCTGGAGGCCTTCGAGAGCGGCCGCGGCATATTCGGCGAAGTACCCTGCTTTGCCGTCGGGCACAGTTTTGGCGGGGTGCTCAGCAGTTTGATCCTGGCCAAACATCCGCAGTTGTTTCAGCGCGCGGTGCTGCTCGACCCGGTGCTGTTTCCACCGGCGCTGATCGGCGTGATGGCGCTGTCCGAAGTGCTCGGTCTGCATCGCCGCAGCACCTTGGCGCGCAAGTCCGCCGCTCGCCGCCGACAGTGGCCGGACCGTGCCGCGGCCTATGCGGGGCTGTATGGTCGCGGCATCTTCAAGGGCTGGGACGATGCGGCGCTGTGGGCCTACGTCGAGCATGCGCTGAAGGAGGTAGAGGGCGGTGTCGAGTTGAAATGCCGGCCGAGCCGTGAGGTGGAAATCTTCAGCTCCTACCCGCGCCGGCTGTGGCCGTCGCTGGGCAAGATCGTGACGCCAACGCAGATTCTGCATGGTCAGCAAAGCTATCCCTTTGTCGCCAAGGCGGTGGCGCGGGTAACGGTGCTGAATGCCCACGTCAGTGCCCAGGTGGTGTCCGGCGGGCACTGCTTTATGCAGGAAGCCCCGCAGGATTGCGCCGAGCGCGTCGCCAATTTCCTCTTGCAGCACAGTTGAGCTGGGCAAGCCCCGCCGCTTAATTGGCAGTGAACAACGGCGTCGGTTTCCTCGGAACTCCATGAGGCGCCCAAGAAACACGAAAGACGGGGCTGGAGGAGGTCGGGTGCGTCATCCGTGGACGGCGCGCCCGGCGGAACTCCCGGAAATCAGCGGTCGTTCTTGGATGTTGAGGTTGCGGCGTTGCCCAAGCCTTTCATGTTGTGATCGCCGGGGGTGGTATCCGAAATGGCAGTGGCCTTGGTCAGCCCGCGGGTGTCCTTCGAGTTGGCGACGCCGGAGGTGATCGAGCCATGCTCAGAGTCATCCGCCCGATCTCTGCCGTAGTGGTTGCTGTGGTCATCCCCCGTTCTGACCGCCCTTCCGGAGTGGTCGCTGCTCAGGCCGGCGCCCTGGCCGTTACTGCTGTGGCTGCCGGAATGCCCGCCCGCATTGCCACCACCCTGTCCGCCGCCATGCCCACCGCCGTGTCCGCCGCCATGCCCGCCACCATGTCCGCCACCGCCACCGCCACCGCCACCGCCACCGCCACCATTTCCGCCTTTTGCATGGGCAGCGGAGATGAAAGACATTTCGCTGGGGAGCAGGGCGGCCGAGCCGAACATCATCGTGCAGGCCGCCACGGCCAACAGTGTTTTCTTCTTAATAAGCATGATGCCTCCTGGGCAATCGATCACGTGGAGGTAAGACCGCGCGTGCAGAAATTTGTTCTTGCACCCAAGACGAAAGGCCATGCCTTCGCATGGGCCGGCGTGCGCGCGTTGGGGCCGCTCTAACTAGATGCTAGTGGAATTAGTAGGGTGGAATCCCCGAAGGGGCTTCCACCGCTTGCCGCGAACCAACTGGCCGTTAGGACTTCGAATCGCTCGAACGCCTCGCCTTGTGCTTGGCGTTGATTGTTTGCCCCCTTTGGTGGATTACGCCGCTGCGCGGCTAATCCACCCTACCTGCTGCAGAAATTCGTTCTTGCAGCCAAGACGAAGGGCAATGCCGCCACACAGGCCACTAACGCTGGCGTAGTTCAGTGGTGCCACTTGTCATGCGTGCGGCGCCACTCGCTGAGCTGGATCACTTCGGCTGAGGTGCCGGGCTTTTCTGGTTTTTTGTCGGGTGTTATATCGGGCACTATGTCGGGCTTTTCTAACGCGGTGCTGGGCTTTTCCATAAACGGGTGCGGTGCCAGTTCGATATGTCCGACTTGCTCGCCGAACATGGTGATGGTGCCGGCATGCCGCTGTTCGCTGGTGACGGTGAACTCGAAGCCATAGACCCGCGCCAGACGCTTACGTCCGCGGGCGTCGGGCAGCAGGGCGATTCTGCGCAGGGCGACGTTGTCGTCGAGCAAAATCACCTCCGCCTGCTGGCAATGCTGCTTGACCTTCGCCAAGGCTCGTTCGCGCAAGCCATGGGCATGCCACAGCCAGGCGCCGCCGGCGGCCAACAACATCAGCACGAACAGATTACCCAGGGTCAGCATGGTCGTTGCGCTCCAACAAGGGCGGTCAGCTTACCCGCCGCGAGCCAGGCACTCCAGCCTGTCTCATCGGGGCTATTTGCCGCCATACTCCGCTCTCACAATTGCAGCTTTAACAGGCTGTTGAAAAACTACTGCGAGCTTCGCGCGCTATGCGGCGCTGAAATCCACCTGACAAAAGCGAAGCAAATAGAATGCTCATTTGCAGTTCGTAAACTCGGCTCGGGCATCCTGCTTCGCTCTAACTCCTGCATCCATGCAGTCGTGCGCCTTCTCGGCTGATTGACTCGCTACACTCGTCCTGCGGGCCAGCCTTTGGCTGTTACTCCGCTTCGCTGCGTTGCGCCTTGCAGCCGTCGCTCGCGACTTTTTTCAATCGTCTGTTCACAGTTCAGGAACCCGGCATGAAACGTACACCTCATCTGCTCGCCATCCAGTCCCATGTGGTGTTCGGCCATGCCGGCAACAGCGCGGCGGTCTTTCCCATACAGCGTGTTGGGGTCAACGTCTGGCCGCTGAATACCGTGCAGTTCTCCAATCACACTCAGTATGGCCAGTGGGCGGGAGAAGTGTTGGAGTCGGCGCAAATTCCGGCGCTGGTCGAAGGTATTGCGACGATTGGTGAGCTGGGTCGCTGCGATGCGGTGTTGTCCGGTTACCTCGGCAGCGCGGCGCAAGGCCGGGCGATTTTGCAGGGGCTGGCGCGAATCAAGGCGGCCAACCCCAAGGTGCTATACCTCTGTGATCCGGTGATGGGCCATCCGGAGAAGGGTTGCAGCGTCGCCCCGGAAGTCAGCCATTTCCTGCTCGAGGAGGCCGCCGCCGTCGCCGATTTCCTCTGCCCCAATCAACTGGAGCTGAACAGCTTCGCCGGGTACCCGCCGAGGTCGCTGCAGGATTGCGTCTATATGGCCCGCTCCCTGTTGGCGCGTGGGCCGCAAGCCGTGCTGGTCAAGCACCTGGACTACCCCGGCAAGGCCGCCGATTGCTTCGAGATGCTGCTGGTGACCGCCGAGGCGAACTGGCATTTGCAGCGTCCGCTGCTGGCGTTCCCGCGTCAGCCGGTAGGGGTGGGCGACCTGACTTCGGGGTTGTTCCTGGCCCGGCTGCTCCTGGGCGACGAGCCGCTTGCCGCCTTTGAATTCACCGCTGCGGCAGTGCACGAGGTGCTGCTGGAGACCCAGGCCTGCGCCAGTTGGGAGCTGGAGCTGGTGCGCGCGCAGGATCGCATCGCCCACCCGCGGCAACGCTTTGCGGCGGTGCGGCTGTAAGGGCAGTTCAAACCACTCAAGTGCCGCCCAGCCACCAGGCACTGCCGATTAGCTTGGCACAGGCTGGTCTCAGGCTTCTTCGCGAATTTCCTTATAGCGCTGCTCCAGCTCCTGGCGCAGCTGGCGGCGCTGCTGGGCTTGCTTGAAACGGCGTTTTTCGTCGGCGCTTTGCGGCTGCCGTGGCGGCACGGCGGTAGGTTTACCGGCGTCGTCGACGGCGACCATGGTGAAGAAGCAACTGTTGGTATGCCGCACCGATTGCTCGCGGATGTTCTCGGTGACCACTTTGACGCCAATCTCCATCGAGCTGGTGCCGCTGTAGTTGACCGAAGCGAGGAAGGTCACCAGTTCGCCGACATGGATCGGCTCGCGAAAGATCACCTGATCCACCGACAGGGTCACCACATACCGCCCGGCGT contains these protein-coding regions:
- a CDS encoding MFS transporter, with product MDSSSTLSASASPAESKTTSQRLKSIFSGSVGNLVEWYDWYVYAAFSLYFAKAFFPQGDLTAQLLNTAAIFAVGFLMRPVGGWLMGIYADRKGRKAALVASVLLMCFGSLIIALTPSYETIGVAAPVLLVFARLLQGLSVGGEYGTSATYLSEMATKEQRGFFSSFQYVTLISGQLIALAVLILLQQTLSVEQLESWGWRVPFFIGALCAVVAMLLRRDMEETDSFTKKKDKPKESLLRTLLRHPKEVLTVVGLTMGGTLAFYTYTTYMQKYLVNSAGMSKGDATMISAATLFLFMLLQPIVGALSDKIGRRPILITFGVLGTLCTVPILSTLQSIQTWWGAFFLIMFALIIVSGYTSINAVVKAELFPTEIRALGVGLPYALTVSIFGGTAEYIALWFKSIGMESGFYWYVTACIACSLLVYVFMKDTRTNSRMDD
- a CDS encoding DUF559 domain-containing protein, whose translation is MRNSVCDITCALSASWGLKFKRQKPMGRYIVDFVCLEHFLIIELDGSQHQLQQSRDIARDRYFTERGFRVLRFRNHEALGQTEAVLDQIRLTIST
- a CDS encoding sigma-54-dependent transcriptional regulator, with the translated sequence MTHQLTNQPINSVILIDDEASIREAVQQWLQLSGFQVQLYRRAEDCLQNLDPDFPGVVLSDVRMPGLDGLGLLQRLQALDRDLPVILLTGHGDVPMAVDAMRQGAYDFLEKPFSPETLLSSLKRALEKRQLVLENRRLHQQADHKQQLETRLLGFSRGLETLRRQVLELAQMPVNVLIRGETGSGKELVARCLHDFGPRAGQPFVALNCAAIPEGLFENELFGHESGAFTGAQGKRIGKIEHADGGTLFLDEIESMPLAQQVKLLRVLQEQRLERLGSNQSIAVDLRVIAATKPDLLEEARAGRFREDLAYRLNVAELRLPPLRERREDIPLLFEHFAHNAAARLGRKVQPLSGSELSQLLSQPWLGNVRELANAAERHVLGLDSPGAASDSAAQSLAEQLEAFEAQCLRGALARHRGEIKAVLAELQLPRRTLNEKMQRHGLARGEFFADDK
- a CDS encoding sensor histidine kinase; translated protein: MTINSRLLRFALFSLLILAGMLLSGALALHQGERRALLDEGQQTREQLGLYAESLHTLIERYRALPAVLALDPELRAALRGPVSGELQLHLNRKLEQINGAANSSTLELLDRNGLAVAASNWRLPTSYVGHNYGFRPYFLETRTKGSGRFYAVGVISGIPGYFLSQAVLGDAGEFLGAMVVKLEFPGLEREWSQRPDIILVSDAKGIVFIANHEDWRYRELLPISSQGRAELSSTRQYDKRPLVPLRHRSLQDFSAHSRLARVDGPEGRHDYLWESLPLEHEGWTLHLLHRPQTATASARNAALAANGAWLALVFLGLFLHQRWRLARLRQRSRTELERLVEERTAALRTAQDGLVQAAKLAALGQMSAALAHEINQPLTAQRMHLASLRLLLAHGRTDEAQQALLRLDELLERMAALTGHLKTFARKSPGGLHERADLAQVVDRALQLLEPRLRGAEVAIELHLARPAWVRGDAIRLEQVLVNLLRNALDATAKQARRELQVGIQAEHGQWLLTVADNGGGIAAEHLGSVFDPFFTTKPVGDGLGLGLAVSYGIVMEQGGRLEACNQGAGALFSLRLPAVLDEEPQ
- a CDS encoding alpha/beta fold hydrolase, with amino-acid sequence MQLLSWSHPTSADFTLRGWHSPPSGKPVLHFLHGNGFCGRAYEPLLKRLAADFDLWLCDIQGHGDSDHGGRFHGWNRSAELALEAFESGRGIFGEVPCFAVGHSFGGVLSSLILAKHPQLFQRAVLLDPVLFPPALIGVMALSEVLGLHRRSTLARKSAARRRQWPDRAAAYAGLYGRGIFKGWDDAALWAYVEHALKEVEGGVELKCRPSREVEIFSSYPRRLWPSLGKIVTPTQILHGQQSYPFVAKAVARVTVLNAHVSAQVVSGGHCFMQEAPQDCAERVANFLLQHS
- a CDS encoding DUF3301 domain-containing protein; this translates as MLTLGNLFVLMLLAAGGAWLWHAHGLRERALAKVKQHCQQAEVILLDDNVALRRIALLPDARGRKRLARVYGFEFTVTSEQRHAGTITMFGEQVGHIELAPHPFMEKPSTALEKPDIVPDITPDKKPEKPGTSAEVIQLSEWRRTHDKWHH
- the pdxY gene encoding pyridoxal kinase PdxY is translated as MKRTPHLLAIQSHVVFGHAGNSAAVFPIQRVGVNVWPLNTVQFSNHTQYGQWAGEVLESAQIPALVEGIATIGELGRCDAVLSGYLGSAAQGRAILQGLARIKAANPKVLYLCDPVMGHPEKGCSVAPEVSHFLLEEAAAVADFLCPNQLELNSFAGYPPRSLQDCVYMARSLLARGPQAVLVKHLDYPGKAADCFEMLLVTAEANWHLQRPLLAFPRQPVGVGDLTSGLFLARLLLGDEPLAAFEFTAAAVHEVLLETQACASWELELVRAQDRIAHPRQRFAAVRL
- a CDS encoding acyl-CoA thioesterase, which gives rise to MEPGNAQLSMTVLMTPDMANFSGNVHGGTLLKYLDEVAYACASRYAGRYVVTLSVDQVIFREPIHVGELVTFLASVNYSGTSSMEIGVKVVTENIREQSVRHTNSCFFTMVAVDDAGKPTAVPPRQPQSADEKRRFKQAQQRRQLRQELEQRYKEIREEA